A window of Plodia interpunctella isolate USDA-ARS_2022_Savannah chromosome 3, ilPloInte3.2, whole genome shotgun sequence genomic DNA:
AAGCATTACGACTACATCTCATTAAGACTAGGTAGACAAATAGATTAGATCGCGATTGGACTAGTTTTCTGTTAAGCTATATCtcatttcaacaaaatctaaACTGGCCGAGGAGAACGGCCTAGCCAAGTCTAATGACGTTCCAAATGTTTCTTGATACAATAAGTAAAAACTCAACAAATCATCATTCATTTGAGTTTCGACTGTAGTAAAAGACGGAGCACACTTACCGAAAGAAGTGGCAACATTTGTGATTAGCGCTGCCAATCCCGACGCTATGAAGAACCTCTCCGGGGCGGGGTTCAGTCCTATCATATAGTACGCTATGGTGGTAAACACCAGTGGTATAGTGGCGAACACTGGCGCCTCAGCCAACGTCTTCGATAGGAAATACACGTCCGCCCGGTACATCCCTGAATGGTGCTCGCGGATGAATATGGGCAGTTCTGAACAGAATACCTGGTGGGAGAAACATAGGTTTTTGACGGCaatctacaaataaataactatttggaaggatttaaaaaaaacggtAAACGAAGTTCAGTTGTATCGCAGAATAACGTATCGAAAGAGCAAACATCCTACATACGATGATTGCAGAGTTAGTTACTGGTTGAGCCTAAGCAGAAATTGGATACGACCGGAAAAAGATGCAGAATAAAATTCGACAAAAGTGCTGCTgcaaatatgaataaatgacgacctcggtggcgaagtggtaatgttcttgccactgaaccgagaggtcccgggtcgagccccggtcgagtcatgatagaaaattatgttttcttgAATCTTTATATatcattcatatatatatcattttatttgtagatttgctttttttattatatatatatatatatatatatatatatatatatatatatatatatatatatatatatatatatatatatatatatatatatatatatatatatatatatatatatatatatatatatatatatatatatatatatatataggatcTAAAAATGTTCCTTTCCTAAAGATAATAAGATCTGTCGTCATTGTTGATCActtcaatttatgtacatcattttatttgtagatttgctttttttattatatatatatatatatatatatatatatatatatatatatatatatatatatatatatatatatatatatattatatatatatatatatatttatatatatatatatatatatatatatatatatatatatatatatatatatatatatatatatatttatatatatatatatatatttatttatatatatatttatatatatatatatatatatatatatatatatatatatatatatatatatatatatatatataataaaaaaagcaaatctacaaataaaatgatgtacataaattgaagTGATCAACAATGACGACAGATCTTATTATCTTTAGGAAAGGAACATTTTTAGATCCTTTATGACacattttgattatttgtaagtaaataaacagtCTCCTTTAAAAgttgtctaaaataaaattattctacgACAATCAGCTCCTCTTTCACATTATAGGTCCCTCGAGCCGGACAACAGGATTACTTACATTGATGACAGCGAAGATGTTCTGGAAGGTCATGTTAGTGAGGAACATAAAGATGGCGCCGTTGATATTCATCACGCCGTCCTGGTCCAGGTGCTGCCCGAAGTATATCACGCCGATCAGGATGGACACCATCTGTGTTGGAATTGGTCTTATTGGAAACAGCTTACAATCAGTtcataattgatttatttatatatacttacgttTTGTGAGTAAAATTTTCACTTGTTTACTTCAAGTTTTGATTAAATCAATGCATGTacgtattgtaaaataaacaatttcagaCGAAATTATTcttgtaatgaaaattatttgaacaaaGCCTAACTTTACTGCAGGAAAAAAATCTTTCGACTCATTCTCATCCATCTTTTTCTAAAGCGttcttaaaatcaaaaacGTACGTATCCTCATGTCATCTTTCCGTTATCTGAATCTGTCGTCTGTCCAGGAATTGCTTGCATTTCAtaagatattaaattaacacatCGACCGCTGAGATAAAAAGACAATTATAACATAGGATCGAGCCCCGATTGGGCTACGCGGGAGTTGAGCAATTGTGAAAAGATTTGATGAACAAAGTAAAGAAAGTGTAGATGATAAAATGCGTGAAGGTACTCACGATGGTCTGCAGGAAGCGCACTTTGATGAGCATGGGCTCCTTGGTGACGGAGAGCCAGGAGCGCCACAGCACGGCCCTGAACTGCGCGCACCACGACGCCTTGTACGGCGACCGGCGCGAGCGCAGCGCGACCGTGCCGGCCCACGCTGCGTCCGCCCAGCCGCCGCTTATTTTACTCTGTTAAAGCTCAATTTTGGGAATCGTTCTTCTGAGTGATgcttgatattattatttataacagaCGTCTGTAGCAAAATGATTGAAACAAGAATGGAGACCAaatcatatcatttatttgcaaagcAAATGTTATAGagcaaatttatatattgtctTAGAATATCCGACAATAGATAGGTACTATTTGTTGATTCAGTCGTTTCATATCTACTTAGATGttactgaaaatataataagaaatgCAGATATCAACCATAAGATCACGACTATTCAATAGAACAAATCAATAGTATACTTCTAGTCAACATTTGCATCTCAATcacatttaagttttatttgaatttagttATGTCTTAGGTACCTGATGGAACAGTGCATTTTCAGCCTCGGCAGCAATCCTGCATCCAATTTCAGATTTTGCGAACGAAGTGCACACAGTGTCGACCGTGTGCCGGGTGGCTTCCTCCCTGCCTGGCACCCCTGAGAGCAGCTGGATGAAGTGGTCTGCTGGGTTGTAGTTAGCTGGGCATGCTGCTCCCAATCTGGTCGATTGTTCTTCTATTAGTTATCACAGGAGACACTTGTGGTTTGCGTGGTCCACAGTCTACCGTTGTTACATGATTTTTGTGGCGTGTGGATCCGCTCTATAATGAACTACTTCATATTCTTCCGTGGCTGTTATAGAAGGCAACTAAGGAACCCATAGTTGATAGGTAAAAATACGTTCCCAAggtgggttgacgtcaggctgGCGGTCGTTTATAAAATAGCAGCTCACGTGGATGAGAGACATTATTTCTCAAATTGCCTTATGTAACTAAATTAGtcatataaatcaatttttaatttagcatgTACAAGACATACTaaacaatattacatataGATCGTTGTGGCTAACTATAGATTGGGGCGGTTGACCGCCAAAGTTTTCAGTGTCAATGGAGCCGCCGAGACCTTACAAACTCCCAGCCTGTCGTTATCATTAGCTTAAATTTGTAATCCCATTAGTTTATTTAGGAGGGCAACGAACTCCAGATTTGAAGATAGTGTAGTATATAAcagactagcggcccgtctcggctgaaaaacataataaattatacatctaaccttcctcaagaatcaaactatctattggtaaaaaccgtaCGAAAATCTgtacaaacaatatataaaactcgaGACACAGACAAGCCAGGATAGAACATCCAGGCCCCTGAGAACGATGTGGGCCGACCCCCAATAATGAGAACagggaagaagaagaaacaagTATACATACTCTCTGAAGAACTCCGTGGCCTGGTCCGGCGAGCCGAGGAAGGCTACTCTGCCGTCAGCCATGATAAGCAGCTTGTCGAACATGGCGTATAACTCCGACGACGGCTGGTGTATCGTGCACACAACTGTTTTACCTTTCTGTGCTAGACCTTTCAGTACCTGAGAGGAACAGCTTTATAATAGctaaagaaaaatagttaATCGCGAAGTTCGACAtctaaaagtttataataataatagtaggagAGTCatatttaagtagtttttaGTACTACTTACTAGTAATTTTTCATCGtgtaatgaaaacaaattgaaggtaacataattttattcttcatAACTTATGGCGCTAATAGGACATTGATGtctcaaattttaaatgtattaccCAGCGACATCGAAATATATGTTAAATGCAGTGCCAGactttaataaatgaaataaataattgtatatatcGATGCTCAGCAAAAACAATTCGCATAaactacaattatttaaaaaataataatttaaaaatgtcggctatttgaaattttacgaACCTGAATGACATTTTGTGCCATAAATGAGTCCAGTCCCGATGTGGGCTCGTCACAGAACATGAGTGGGGGATCAGTCAGGACTTCACTGGCGAAGGACAGCCTCTTCATCTCCCCCCCAGATATCCCCTTCAAGCGACCGGGGATGCCGATCACTGTGTTCTGGCATTTTGACAGCGCtaactaaaaataagttaGTTTGATTCTCAGAGAGGTAagtaggtttatttttgtgaaaccAATCCCACCAAAAATATCCTGTAAAAAAACTGGCTAAGACTCGAAGCTTTTTTCTCTCCATTTctctataaaaagtaattaaatcttTATGTAAAGCTAAGCCAAGTTTAAGGTTCCTTACtgcgaattatttattaataaaatatatgtaattgtttAGATTTTATGTGACCACTGACCGACCGTCGGTCGTCAGTCCGTTAAACATTGTTTAAGCATAATTAcgaattgtatttattaacataaaattacatttacattacaCGGAAAAAGAATTCAAGTGTAACGAGATATGCaaaacaaactaaaaataatcatagTGATCAAGTGATTGTCAATGTACTTACCTCTTGTATAACTTCTTGAACCCTGCGCATGCGCTGAGCATACGGTATATGTCGATCCATACGCACTAAAGCCTAtaaagaaataactatttacatttcaaatattttattcaagatcATGATACAGAGGTGATGTCTACAGTTATATCACAAAAGGTTTTCGGTTATAATATTAGAGAGTTCTTATATACGTATAACGCAATGTTAAGTgtacatatatgtagttacTAGGTGATCCAGAACTAGGTACCTGAAAGATGAGATGTTCTCTGACTGTCAGcgtgccaataaataaatcttgttGCTGCACATAAGCCGACAATGCTGTTAGTGCTTCAGGAGTGGCTGGCTGGCCGTTCAGCGCCCGGGTGCCGCTGGATACCACGCCGCTTGGGGTTCTGAAGGTCAGGGTGTTGAGCAGTGTGGTCTTGCCTGCCCCGGAGGAACCCATTATGGCTAGCAACTCGCCCGGGTATGCTGCCCCGTTGACTGTAAtagatgaaaattttaaatctaaatttgatcacactaagtaaaataaaatctacaaaaatacaatttaaatgctAATATAGGACTGAAAgatattaaagtatttttttattatcgtacTAACATATTCATCTGATAATCTAGGCAATACTAACCATTCTTCAACAACTGTTTCCTCTGCTGGAACATCCTATCGGAAGAAGTCTTCCAGAAGTTCCAAAGCCTCCTTCTGGACCTGGTCTGGGTCGCGAAGGCGTTGACGTCTGCCCAGGTGTAGGTTACCTTCTCCACGCCTCCTATGGCCCCGTAGTTACGAGAGGGGGTAATAGCCAGGTTGACCTCACCCCCACTTTGGCGTGGCGTGTCGCTTGGAGAATTGCCATTCTGCAACAGGATTGGGATTTTGCAGGTTATGTTCCAAGAAGCGCTGATGCTGATATTAGAAATTATGATATGCGTGCCTGTTCCTGACGTCACAGTGGTACCTGCGGCAGACGTTGGGCGCGGGGTCGTCGGACTGGTTTTGCGGCCCGGACCTCAGCTGTCCGCCGTGCTTACGACGGACCCCACTCCTCTATACATCTCGGGAACGATAGCGTGCATCGACGTTGTTATTTCTGTATATCTATCAATATATTGTACTCGTCCTCATCAtcgaagaattttatttatcagtcaAGATATCTAGAAAACCTGGGAGCTTGGCATTCAATcagtgccaatggtctgataactagatccctagttatcagaccattggccGACaatcgtgcgaagtggagacgaaaaagaaGGAAAGTGGATTCTGGACTCTGAGGGAGcaaccgagaaaacgctcagatgtgaGAGAGATGCAGCTAATGCTCGTATCATAAAGGTCCTAcgttctttattaataaaatagtagattTTCTGAAACGCTAGCCACATTCACGTGGAAGGCTACACATTACCTAGTAATTCCCATAGGATAAAATCCACGTTATCTTCTTCTTAGCTTATCGACTCGGCTAAATTGAGAACTACTGTGAAGATAAAACTGTGAACTTAGAATAAAGATCTTTTCTAGAAATCTTTCAAGTGTTTCTCATTAAGTTATGAAATGATAATGGTAACTAGTGTAATGTGTGTGAAAGTGCTCATATTTTCcagctaataaaatatttgcgaGGGTTGCAAAGTAACTGATATTCTTGGAGGGTTCGCAACATATTCAGTGGACAAACATAGATCGAAGCCTACAAAGGTGTATATATGATATCCATAGTACAGTACACATTCTAATTATGGTAAAGTTAAAGTGATTCTATCGGTGTCTATCTTCTAGGCAGTTTGGACAAGTGCACAAGTGTACTtaggtatgtttttaaatgtcacattAACTAAAGAttaattactagatgttgcccggggcttcgctcccgtgggaattttgagataaaatatagtctctagcaatcttggacaatgtacctttctaaaggtgaaataatttttgaaatcggttcggtagttagataacccacctcaaacatacaaactcacaaacgcttattgATGTAGTTTATATTCACTTAGTTCCAGTTACACTTTAAAAAACTGGAAATGTAATTTCCATAGAGAGTTAAAGATAAATGTGTTTGCTTTTTATACACACATTTTGCATTACTACAATTAGAATTTTTTGGAGACagtgtttgaataaataaattacacttcGTTTTAGCCCTTTCATTACATTCAGTGTCCACCggatataagtttttattattctgaaTAATAATCATcgtgaaaaataaagacattttatttcatataccACTCGAACTTGAGTTACCACAGAAATGagccttataaaaataaacgtctCCAATATAGAAACCCCTCGTAGCAAATTACCGGTAGGGATTAGGGAGGGACACATCGATAGTGGTGTTTCCGGATCCGGTCGGGTTACCGGTAGCCGGATCTCACACCTGGACCTCGGCAATAGGTGACGTCGGCGCCACTTCGTGGTGTCGTAGTTGTCAGGTCAGATCTAATGggtcttgaaattttaaaaatcatgagTATATCATCATCGTTATCTTCCTTGCcatttttcatcatttaaGATCCACGCAATATTTCTTACATTCTTACATACTTCAatactatccatactaatattataaagggaaaagatttttatttttttcatattttaacgaatgaaatttggcacgaGTTTTTTCATCTAattgcaacaaaaaaaatacaaagaaaatcgAGCCCGTTGATGTCTTTTTCATCAAAGACAAACTCTACAAAAATTAACCTACAAGTCGCTTAAAATACGTATGCCAATatcgttttaaaatatctttgtaTGCTCGCTTGGCCTGCTTAATATCTTGTGGATATTCCAACATCTCTGGTCACAGGATGCGGCCTATTGAGGGGCATTGAGACAATTAGTCAGTACATCGCAGATATAACTACAAATTGAGTTTGTTGTTCTAGATTAGTTGCCGAGATAGGATTCTTTGATACCACCTTACTACACCCTAGGGAGGTAGGGTCATAACGCGACGTCAAATCCTGTCTCACAATCTAAGGTTAGCTAATTAATTGTGGAacgctttaaaaaaatattactgggctttggggcgtcGCAGCTCCGAATGCGACCAGGGCCACactaagatgagagagatatatCTTACAagatacattttacaaaatgtatcacATATCACACgtacataacataaattagatcttcaattaattatattagtataagtacctacaggtacttataataatataattaatttatgcaataaaatattattgtattgtacataTAGATCAGTACTTAAAACCCACAACGTAACGTCCATAGAGATAATCGTCgctttcaataattaattacattaacttTGTATGGAGCGAattgtaacataaattaataatttcatttgatGAGAACAAAACGCCATGGTAATGAGAAGCTGATAACATTCATTTTCTTGTCAGAGTTATTCATTCTTATCGAAAACACTACTACATCAGTCAAGAATATAGTTATACTTCAAAACATATACTAAGTTACTGAATACGATAATTATActcataaatattgaaatcgaGAAAGTTTCACAGTTTGTGAGTGTATGAGGATGTTATCACTCAACCACATAAATTTTCCACACACAAGAGCGAAATCCATAtactattgtatatatatatatatatattattgacaTAGCATAGTAATAGTTATATAGCAATATAAATTGGCACAGCTATCATAGACTAAATTACAAcctaaatttatatacataagaaGATTCGAtacatacagtatcacgttttTACTCCTTACGGGATAGACAGAGCCAGGAGTTGATAGAAGTagatttgatttcatttctTCCGTTGTTAAACGGTGAATTAAATTCCTACCTAGGTTACTCTAGGTACCTCAATAAAATAGACAAACTATAAGCTCATTAGACACGTATGCAGTCGACGGACCGGTGCGCTGTCAattagttttatgtattttttttctacgcCTACCCATTGACTTGAACGATAAAGTCGAATTATATgtctgttaaaaataatgacattgtAGAAGAATATCTCACATatctacaaatatataatatgaaattttttaaaaaatatcgattgAATGCTCATTTAAATGATATACCTTGCGTACCTTGTATGTTTATCTCGATGATCTATATAAAAAtccctaactaatattataaatgcgaaagtaagtcagtttgtttgttacctcttcacgctctatctacttaaccaatcttcttgaaattttgcatacacggACAGACGCGATAAGGTAATTTGAAAGCAAAGTCCACCAGGTACAAAATCGCATTGCCTGGCAGCTCTTAGTCAATAGAGCCACAGTTAATGGTGGTCCCCCAGCCATGAGGATATGACATGATGATGATAGGGCAAAAAGAAACTGGGAAAGACTAGGAAGGAACGTGGCAAATGTTGTCAATTATGAAGTCATttataaactagatgttgcccggggcttcgttcccgtgggaattttgagataaaatatagtctatagcaatgttggataatatacatctctaatggtgaaagaatttttgaaatgagagattacccacctcaaatatacaaactcataaaacgcttacctatttataataatattatagtatagataaaaaaatgaagaatGTACTTGCTCATAGatcttgaattatttatttattcgtattaattcgtatttttcaaaatttctaaaatagcTACGGCATTCGTCGCGCAAATTGTATTAaactggttttttttttcggattGATTAACTAACTAATGTACAAAAATGCTGCGTTAGCATACGAGTAGACTGCACTTTTTGTTAAGTCCGACAtccatttacattttattttgtgtatctCATTTGGATGTACCTACGAATGTATTATGCTCGAAATTCGTCGCTCTCCATCTTGGACTCGTAATTTTCcataaatattgtgaaattcTAAATGatggagaagaagaagaatttagAAGTTAAGATGAACAAGAGGAGGAGGAAGCATTCTATTTGCCAGTttaacacaaataatattgaaaatgccagagcaaataaatatattgatgtttttttggggcaagtaaatattttataattccatAACGTTACTTTGTTAGAAAtcttatcttttatatttgtctCGCCACACTATTTACATCACCAGCTTTCTCAGATAATCGGAACTAAACCAGATATTCGCGTTATAAGCCTAGATTTTCCCAGATCACTATTTGCCAATAGAAAAATTAGcagacacaaaaatattgaagaacTAACTTACCTGTGGCGTAGAATAGGAAACTCGTTGATTTTCAACCGACGAGGATATCAGAGGCTCCTGCTCTTCAGTTCCAGCagtcatttttaatttcaaatattggaatcactttttttgtttatagaaACGCACTGTCATTGTCAAACCACAATTACGTGAAACGTCACTTCACTTTTTTGGCGGGAAAAGTAGTAGaagcgcgcgcgcgctgggCCGGACACAAAATGATGCGATGCCTGGCCGACTACCACGCGTAGCAGTGTTGCTATTGACTAATATTAAAACCGGTGCCGACGAAGCGAGACCATTTTCATGTCTTGTTTAGTTTGAGTTtagaaatgtattttgataAAGATAGTTTTTCGCGGTTTCGt
This region includes:
- the w gene encoding protein white, with protein sequence MTAGTEEQEPLISSSVENQRVSYSTPQNGNSPSDTPRQSGGEVNLAITPSRNYGAIGGVEKVTYTWADVNAFATQTRSRRRLWNFWKTSSDRMFQQRKQLLKNVNGAAYPGELLAIMGSSGAGKTTLLNTLTFRTPSGVVSSGTRALNGQPATPEALTALSAYVQQQDLFIGTLTVREHLIFQALVRMDRHIPYAQRMRRVQEVIQELALSKCQNTVIGIPGRLKGISGGEMKRLSFASEVLTDPPLMFCDEPTSGLDSFMAQNVIQVLKGLAQKGKTVVCTIHQPSSELYAMFDKLLIMADGRVAFLGSPDQATEFFRELGAACPANYNPADHFIQLLSGVPGREEATRHTVDTVCTSFAKSEIGCRIAAEAENALFHQSKISGGWADAAWAGTVALRSRRSPYKASWCAQFRAVLWRSWLSVTKEPMLIKVRFLQTIMVSILIGVIYFGQHLDQDGVMNINGAIFMFLTNMTFQNIFAVINVFCSELPIFIREHHSGMYRADVYFLSKTLAEAPVFATIPLVFTTIAYYMIGLNPAPERFFIASGLAALITNVATSFGYLISCASSSVSMAASVGPPIIIPFMLFGGFFLNSGSVPPYLGWISYLSWFRYGNEALLVNQWSGVDSIACTRENFTCPASGQVVLETLSFSEDDFKMDVVNMVLLFIGFRLLAYIALLLRTRRGK